One window from the genome of Leptospirillum ferriphilum encodes:
- a CDS encoding EscU/YscU/HrcU family type III secretion system export apparatus switch protein, with the protein MRTPENKGSIAIALGYHPEKDDAPVVLAAGQDEIARKILEIAAEYRIPVRSSPRLAEFLIRVPPGHPIPAELYQAVALLLAYLYRSAEPGEFSPPPPGGR; encoded by the coding sequence ATGAGAACTCCCGAAAACAAAGGGTCGATCGCGATTGCGCTCGGATACCATCCCGAGAAAGACGATGCTCCGGTGGTTCTGGCGGCGGGTCAGGACGAAATCGCCAGAAAGATTCTGGAGATTGCCGCCGAATACCGGATCCCGGTCCGGTCCTCTCCCCGTCTGGCGGAATTCTTGATCCGGGTTCCGCCGGGACATCCGATCCCGGCGGAACTCTACCAGGCGGTGGCCCTTCTCCTGGCTTACCTCTATCGTTCGGCCGAACCGGGAGAGTTCAGTCCTCCGCCCCCAGGCGGGAGATGA
- a CDS encoding SDR family oxidoreductase, with translation MQKKTVLVTGSTSGIGLAIAREMAREGFRTVLTGRRKALLQETVENFLRLGNEARGIPADLALPGEAERLFAETMDWTGGRLDVLVNNAGTWQQSPVEDITRDDFRSLMSLNLEAPFILSGLAMKTMKRQRNGTIVNISSVAGLEAWAQTSLYSASKFGLRALTQSLLAEGSRFGIKAFAVCPGYVATPMTAGARVSHGDMIQPEDVARLVMAHLSLSPPTVLKDLVISRLGAED, from the coding sequence ATGCAGAAAAAAACGGTTCTGGTGACGGGGTCCACTTCGGGGATCGGTCTTGCCATCGCCCGGGAGATGGCCCGGGAGGGCTTCCGGACCGTCCTGACCGGTAGAAGAAAAGCCCTTCTCCAGGAAACCGTGGAGAACTTTCTCCGGCTGGGGAACGAGGCCCGGGGGATCCCTGCCGATCTGGCCCTCCCCGGCGAAGCGGAACGACTTTTTGCCGAAACGATGGACTGGACCGGAGGTCGGCTGGACGTGCTGGTGAACAACGCCGGAACCTGGCAGCAGTCGCCGGTGGAAGACATTACCCGGGACGACTTTCGCTCCCTGATGTCTCTGAACCTTGAAGCGCCCTTCATCCTCTCGGGGTTGGCCATGAAGACGATGAAACGCCAACGGAACGGAACCATCGTGAACATTTCTTCCGTCGCGGGGCTCGAAGCCTGGGCCCAGACCTCCCTCTACTCCGCGTCGAAATTCGGTCTGAGAGCCCTGACGCAGTCCCTTCTCGCGGAAGGTTCCCGGTTCGGGATCAAGGCCTTTGCCGTCTGTCCGGGATATGTCGCCACACCCATGACCGCAGGGGCACGCGTGTCGCACGGCGACATGATCCAGCCCGAAGACGTCGCCCGCCTCGTCATGGCCCATCTTTCCCTTTCTCCCCCGACCGTCCTCAAGGATCTCGTCATCTCCCGCCTGGGGGCGGAGGACTGA